The DNA window CAGACCCTTATTCAGCGGGACTCGATTTTGTCATAATTATAATTTTTACAGCGTTGGTAGCCAGCTTCTACGACGGAAAAGACAGTGTTTTACCGTGGGTAGTTGCTGCAATATTTGCTTATCTCTCTTTTGTGTTTATACCTGGAAAATGGTATATTGTAATAGGAGGGATTACAGGAGCTTTGATTTATTCGATTCAAAAACATTTTAGAGGTGTCGAAAGTGAATGATTTTGACATGCTAGCGATAACCTTGATAATACTTGCAGGGGTAATCACATACTCTTTAAGATTTGGAGGGTTATTAGTTGGAAATATGCTATCGAAGCACAAGTTTATCGAAAATTTGATAAAAGCTTTGCCTGGAACTCTTCTTCTCTCTTTTATCGTTCCCAGTATAGTGTCTGAAGGAGTATCTGGGGCGATTAGTGCTTTAGCTGCAGGATTAATAGCAAAGAAAACAAACAATGTCCTTATTGCACTAGTGGCAGGTATGGCAATTATAATTTTATTCAGAAATTTTCTATAAAAAAGATGCTAATTTTTTCCTTTTCCGAGTAAATTCATTAAAGCGGTAAATGGAGTTTCTTTTGGGAAGATTCTTACAGTCATCTTGCTATCACAATTTTCAAAAACTATAGTTCCAGAACTTTTTGCTTTATAAACGCAGAATTTCCCATTTATAGCAACTAACTCGACACAACCAGTAGATATACTTTGATTAATTGTTACATTTGTCGGGCATACGAAAAAATTATCCCCAACTTTTAAAGTGTCTTTCTCAAGTATTACAGAAACACAGTCTTCAGATAAAACCGACGTCGTTCCTAAGAACGAGAGTAACAATAATAAGCCGATACTTATAGAAATTTTTTTCTTCATAAGCACACGCCTTTTCGATAGATTAAGGATATATTTACTCAATATAAATCTTTCTGATAAAATGAACCTTAATAATTATGCCAATTAAATAGTCTAACCTTTAGAATAAAGTAGAAAAAGTAAAATAGTTGGAAAGTATAGTATAAATATATGTTAAAACAAGAGAAATTAAAAAGTCTTGCAGACCAGGGAAGACAAATATTGGAACTAAAAGAAGGTGAATATGTGAATAAGGGCGCATTTGCAGCATGGAGGACAAATGTCTTTAATTTCCTAAATGATGAATTTTCAATTGAAGAAGCCCTTGCATTTACTAACATCTGTGAGAATAATCATCATAAAAATGTTCAAAATGGCATATATTTCTTAGAACACTTGAATATTGATTAAAATCAATAATTATTGAGATTCAGTTCTATTTCTGGATCTATTGGATCTTTAAAGCCAAATCTTCTATACATTTTAATACCGTCTTTTGTTGCGTGGAGATTTAGGATATCTATATTCAATATTTTTGCTTCTTCAATTAATATTTTAATTAACTTGGTACTGATCCCATTTTTTCTGGCTTTTGGGATTGTATACATATTAGTGATATACCCATAGCGCCCGTGTAGGCAATCGTATCGCGGAGGGACTCTCCATAATACTAATCCGCTTGTCGCTATGACATCTCCTTCATATTCAACAAGCCATGAGACCATTTTATTTGATTCAATATACTCTTTAAAGAAACTCTCTAATTCTATTTTTAGCTGTTCTAGATTATCTTTATTTTTATTTTCATTTAATCCATCTAATAGGAGAAGCTTGAATTTTATTAAATCAGGTATGTCTTTTGAGGTAGCTTTTCGAAAAACTAGTTTGTCCTTATCGATGTTCATCTTACTACAAAGGATTTATAATTTTTTAATGCTTTCTATTGCCACTATTCATATGTCCTATGTTTCTGTTTTAGCTTCCAAATAGCTTACCACAATAAGGCCATAGCAACCGAATAAAATAAAAATACTAATGAGCAAATACATAAAGAGTTGATTGAATATGTTGGAGCTTATTATATTTCTGGTGTTAGTCCCAATAATAATAAGTTTGGTATTGCGATTCAGTCGATACGATGAAAAGTTATAAGAATAGAAAAGAAAAAATAAATTTATTCTTTGTTTTTGTTCTCTTTTAGGATCTTGTCCATTGGAAGGTCTCTTGATTGGGGTATCACGGAGATCCTGGGTACTGAAATATTATTACAGTTCCATCGCCTAGATTTTGCCTAACTTGAATTAGACTTTAGCTTATTGGATGGATGAAAGATAGGGACAAAACGACTTAAAAAAGCGCCGAGGGGGAGATTTGAACTCCCGCTTCCCTAAGGGAAACCGGATCTCAAGTCCGGCGCACTAATCCAGGCTATACGACCTCGGCTTAAAGTTTCATCAGGTTAGTTAGTTTATAAAATTTTTGGGGAATCAAATCTCAATTTGGTATATCATCTCAAATTCTTTCTTATCGGACAAGGTATCATAGTATTTGACTTCGTCAATCTTTGAAAGAGAGTAAGAATGCTCTTTTACATATTTTAGAAAAGCCTTGTAACTTACTTCATTGTCAGGAGATATTGAAACTTGAATTTTATTACAATCTAGTTCAATAACAGCTTTGATAAAATTATCAATTAAAACTGACGCATAATTCTTGCCACGATGGTCTTTAGATATTCCAATCTGCCAAAGATATACTACTTCTTTATCTAACAAGCCTTTGATGCCAGAGATAAATCCAATTAATTCATCTTCTTCTATCATTAAAAAACATAGATTAGAAAAATAGTTAAATAATGTCCAGTAAGTGAAAGGTGTGTGCAATTCTAGAGGTTTACACCTATCTACAAATTTTCTTATTCTGTCAACATCTTCTACGGTGCAGTTTCTTATTATCATCTAATCCCAAAATAAATTATTTGATTAAAGAAGATAATCCTGCAATGCCAATTGCACCCATTATTATCAGTATGGCAATGACAACGAAGACCAGTATCCATGCCACAAATGCTTTACCCCATGAAGTGTCGTATATGGATTTTATGACCCAAAGAGTCGCTAATAGACTTATAAGCGGTGCCAAAAGACTGCCAAAAAATCCCATTGAGGCTTTTAGGCTATTTAGAAGAACTCCTAATATAGAGCTTGCAATTGAGAGAACTAGTGCACAGATTATTGCTTTCCCATAAGAAGCTTTTTCTATCCCTGCCAACTTTGTTCCTAACCATATGAAGATTGCACCTATTAACAATAGAAAAATAAATCCAACAATTGATCCAAATCCTGGTAATCCATCAAACATTTTTATCCCCTATGAATAAAAAGGGAGATACAATATTTAAATTTTATTATATGGATTGGGATTATTTGATAATTTAATATGAGAATGAATAGATATATATTTTTATACAAATTCTATCAAAGAAGAGATATTGTATTTTTTAAATACAATAAAAGATTAAGACAATAATTCAATTTCTATGTTAACTCTTTCTGGAACCTTGACTCTCATTATCTGTCTCATTGTTCTTTCGTCGGCGTCGATTTCAATGAGTCTTTTGTGAATTCTCATTTCCCATCTTTCCCATGTAGCCTTACCGTCACCAGAGGTTGATTTCCTCACAGGTACCTTTAATTTTTTTGTTGGTAATGGTATTGGCCCGGCTATGTCTACACCTGTACGCTCTGCTATCTTCTTAACTTGCGAACAAACTTCGTCAAGTTTCTGAGTTTCCATTGCAGTCAATCTTATTCTAGCTTTTTGCACCTATATCGCCTCATTTAAATAAAAATAAAATAAATTAAATTTTAGCCCTTAGTAATAGACTGGACCATTCCGGCAGCAACTGTTGCCCCCATATCCCTTATAGCAAACCTACCCAACTGAGGTATTACTTTTATTTCCTCAATTACCAGGGGTTTTGTTGGTTTTATCTGGACAATGGCAGCACTTCCGCTCTTTAAGAAATCAGGGTTTTCAGTCTTTACATTACCAGTCTTTGGATCAAGTTCTGCAAGTAACTTCTCAAATATACATGCTACCTGTGCTGTGTGGCAGTGGAATACTGGTGTGTATCCAGCAGTAATTGCTGTTGGATGTCTCAAGACTACTATCTGTGCTTTGAAAGAGTCATTTAATGTTACTACTGAAGGTGGGGTGTTTGGATGTCCTAGAACATCTCCTCTCTTAATATCGTTCTTTCCAACACCTCTAACGTTGAATCCAACATTGTCTCCAGGTAATGCCTGATCCAATGTTTCATGGTGCATTTCAATTGTCTTTACTTCACCAGAAATTGGCTTGCCAAATACTGTTGAGGCTGGCTCAAATAATACTGTGTCTCCCTTCTTCATTATTCCAGTTTCTACTCTTCCCACAGGGACTGTTCCTACACCAGTGATGGTGTAAACATCCTGGATTGGAAGTCTAAGTGGTTTGTCTGTTGGTTTATCTGGCTCTTTGAAAGAGTCTACTGCTTCTAATAGTGATGGTCCTGTGTACCAGGGCGTCTTATCAGATTTACCAACTATATTGTCTCCGTTAAATGCTGAACCAGGGATGAACTTTGTTTCTTCGACTTTGAATCCAACTGTCCTGATTAATTTCTCTACTTCTGCCTTAACTGCATTAAACTTATCCTGTGAGTAATCTACTGTATCCATCTTGTTTACTAATACTGCTAATTGCTGGATACCAAGTGTTCTAGACAAGAAAACGTGTTCCTGTGTCTGTGGCATGATACCGTCATTTACTGCAACTATAAGAACTGCAGCATCTGCCTGTGAAGCTCCTGTAATCATGTTTTTAACGAAGTCTCTGTGGCCTGGACAGTCCACGATTGTAATGTATTTTGAATCAGTCTCAAACTTTTTGTGAGAAAGATCAATTGTAACTCCTCTTTCTCTCTCTTCTTTTAAGTTATCCATTACCCAAGCAAACTTAAACGTCTTACCTTTTTCACCCATATCTTCGAACTTCTTAACAAGATCGGCTCTGATATCACCATGCATAACTAGCAATTGCCCTACGGCTGTAGATTTTCCGTGATCTACGTGGCCGATGAAGGCTACATTTAAGTGTGGTTTTTGAGTTGCCATATTATTTCCTCCTTTTTTTATTATATTTTTATTATATCTGGTATAATCCTCTAAATTGAATCTATTTTTAAGCTTTTTCCATTTTACATGTTCAGGTAATCTTCAGGTTTTGGAGGCTGTGGTTTTAGCCCTTTCCTCTTTCTGATTGCCTCAACGGTCTGCATCTGGAGTTCTGTTGGAAGCTTCTGGTAACCTGCATATTCAGTTGACCATAATGCCCTACCTTCAGTTGCACCTCTTATGTCACCAGCAAATCCAAACATTTCAGATACTGGTGAAATTGATACAACTGTGGTTGAATCTCCTTCCTGAGAGATGTCAACTATCTGTCCTCTTCTAGATTGCATTTCTCGTGTTACAGCTCCCATGTAATCTTGGGGGGTTGTAATAGTAACCTTCTGGATAGGCTCGTATATTACCGGTCTTGCATAAAGCATTGCTGCGAATAAACCTTCTCTTACTGCAGGTATAACCTGTGCTGGACCTCTGTGGATTGAATCCTCGTGAAGCTTACAGTCTACAAGTTTTATCTTAAGTTTCATAACTGGCTCTCTTGAATATGGGCCTCCGTCAAGCGCTTCATGGATGGATTGGATGACAAGTTCTATTACCTCGTTAATGTATACAATTCCTTTTGTCATGTTGAAAAATACATTTCCATTGTAAACGTCTGCAATACCTTTTACTTCATCGCTTTCCATTCCAAGTTCTCTAAGTTGAGGAGCTAGATCTTTACCTTTAATTCTGCCTTCAGGAATTATTCCTTCTTTTATTGCAGTGTAAATGTTGTCTTCCAAAGGCTCTACCTGCATGTAAAACCTGTTGTGTTTGTTTGGAGATTTACCTTCTACGGCCTCAGATTTTCCATCGATTGATTCTCTGTAGATAACGATTGGTTGAGAAAGTTTAATATCAATTCCTCTGTCGTGAGTAATCCTGTAACCAACGACTTCTAAGTGAAGTTCTCCCATACCAGAGAGTAGATATTCTCCACTGTCTTCATTGATCTTAGCTACGAGTGTTGGGTCTTCCTTTGAAACTTGTCTTAAGACCTCGACTAACTTTGCTAGGTCTTTTGTATTTTTTGGCTCTACTGCAACTGTGACTACAGGCTCTGAATAATGTTTTATAGCTTCAAATGGTGTGATTGGCTCATCACCAGTACAGATTGTTTCACCT is part of the Methanofastidiosum sp. genome and encodes:
- a CDS encoding AzlD domain-containing protein, whose protein sequence is MNDFDMLAITLIILAGVITYSLRFGGLLVGNMLSKHKFIENLIKALPGTLLLSFIVPSIVSEGVSGAISALAAGLIAKKTNNVLIALVAGMAIIILFRNFL
- the tuf gene encoding translation elongation factor EF-1 subunit alpha gives rise to the protein MATQKPHLNVAFIGHVDHGKSTAVGQLLVMHGDIRADLVKKFEDMGEKGKTFKFAWVMDNLKEERERGVTIDLSHKKFETDSKYITIVDCPGHRDFVKNMITGASQADAAVLIVAVNDGIMPQTQEHVFLSRTLGIQQLAVLVNKMDTVDYSQDKFNAVKAEVEKLIRTVGFKVEETKFIPGSAFNGDNIVGKSDKTPWYTGPSLLEAVDSFKEPDKPTDKPLRLPIQDVYTITGVGTVPVGRVETGIMKKGDTVLFEPASTVFGKPISGEVKTIEMHHETLDQALPGDNVGFNVRGVGKNDIKRGDVLGHPNTPPSVVTLNDSFKAQIVVLRHPTAITAGYTPVFHCHTAQVACIFEKLLAELDPKTGNVKTENPDFLKSGSAAIVQIKPTKPLVIEEIKVIPQLGRFAIRDMGATVAAGMVQSITKG
- a CDS encoding GNAT family N-acetyltransferase, with product MIIRNCTVEDVDRIRKFVDRCKPLELHTPFTYWTLFNYFSNLCFLMIEEDELIGFISGIKGLLDKEVVYLWQIGISKDHRGKNYASVLIDNFIKAVIELDCNKIQVSISPDNEVSYKAFLKYVKEHSYSLSKIDEVKYYDTLSDKKEFEMIYQIEI
- the rpsJ gene encoding 30S ribosomal protein S10, yielding MQKARIRLTAMETQKLDEVCSQVKKIAERTGVDIAGPIPLPTKKLKVPVRKSTSGDGKATWERWEMRIHKRLIEIDADERTMRQIMRVKVPERVNIEIELLS
- a CDS encoding GNAT family N-acetyltransferase, which produces MNIDKDKLVFRKATSKDIPDLIKFKLLLLDGLNENKNKDNLEQLKIELESFFKEYIESNKMVSWLVEYEGDVIATSGLVLWRVPPRYDCLHGRYGYITNMYTIPKARKNGISTKLIKILIEEAKILNIDILNLHATKDGIKMYRRFGFKDPIDPEIELNLNNY